The Salvia splendens isolate huo1 chromosome 21, SspV2, whole genome shotgun sequence genome includes a window with the following:
- the LOC121783597 gene encoding protein WHAT'S THIS FACTOR 1 homolog, chloroplastic-like isoform X2 codes for MYRLQKPFAMDKTRESCISSSYTRIQIMHKTTAGRKPKKKIYHRVQELDRVMDLDKKPSVILQLKSLIQSQKTASLLLRDLEKEVGFVHKWTYMAVIERYPTVFRVFGGQGSPPAVTLTEKAKKIAFLESEARAEMEPILVRNLRKLLMLSVDCKLPLKTIDLISDELGLPHDFKNCVILKYPEFFRLDEMNGREFLHLENWDSSLAVTAREERLSSQELILNTKRVRISKDGNLPGHFAFQLRFPAGFRPNVSYLEEVERWQKMEFPSPYLNARRFEVSDPKSRKRAVAVLHELLSLTMEKRLTSAQLDAFHSEYRLPSRLLLCLIKHHSVFYVTNKGVKSTVILKEAYDGTALVHKCPLIEYRDKFMALIGRNECSSCNEVSSSSST; via the coding sequence ATGTATAGACTGCAAAAGCCATTTGCGATGGACAAAACGAGGGAATCCTGCATTTCATCATCCTACACAAGGATTCAAATCATGCACAAAACAACTGCAGGTAGAAAGCCAAAGAAGAAGATATACCACAGAGTGCAAGAACTTGACAGAGTCATGGATCTTGACAAGAAGCCCTCTGTGATCCTTCAGCTCAAATCCCTCATTCAATCCCAGAAAACAGCCTCCCTTCTGCTCAGAGATCTCGAGAAAGAAGTTGGCTTCGTGCATAAATGGACTTACATGGCCGTGATCGAGAGATACCCCACCGTTTTTCGTGTATTCGGTGGTCAGGGGTCGCCTCCCGCAGTCACATTGACTGAAAAAGCTAAAAAGATTGCGTTTTTAGAGTCAGAGGCGAGGGCGGAGATGGAGCCCATTTTGGTTAGGAATTTGAGGAAGCTTTTGATGCTTTCAGTTGATTGTAAACTCCCCTTAAAAACCATTGATTTGATCTCTGATGAGTTGGGATTGCCTCATGATTTCAAGAACTGTGTGATTCTGAAATACCCCGAGTTTTTCAGATTGGATGAGATGAATGGGAGGGAGTTTCTGCATTTGGAGAATTGGGATTCTTCGCTAGCAGTAACTGCTCGGGAGGAGAGGCTGTCGTCTCAAGAACTCATCCTCAATACGAAACGCGTTAGGATATCCAAAGATGGGAACCTTCCGGGGCACTTTGCGTTCCAATTGAGGTTTCCTGCTGGTTTTAGGCCGAATGTGAGCTATCTCGAGGAGGTTGAGAGGTGGCAGAAGATGGAATTCCCTTCTCCTTACTTGAACGCGAGGAGGTTTGAAGTGTCCGACCCAAAGTCTCGAAAGAGAGCTGTGGCAGTGCTTCATGAGCTCTTGAGTTTAACCATGGAGAAGAGACTGACTTCTGCTCAGCTGGATGCCTTCCACTCAGAATACCGGCTGCCTTCTCGACTCCTgctctgcttgatcaagcatcACAGCGTGTTTTATGTTACTAACAAAGGTGTGAAGAGCACTGTGATTCTCAAGGAGGCTTATGACGGGACAGCATTGGTTCATAAGTGTCCTTTGATTGAGTACAGAGATAAATTCATGGCTCTTATCGGGAGAAACGAGTGCAGTTCGTGCAATGAggtatcatcttcttcttcgacTTGA
- the LOC121783598 gene encoding nucleolin-like produces MEAQTAAAFLAQSLSTFAIQALLLQISTALLSTIGALANAAEPTVVDRLLMSELGMKKQPENQEASEDEDDDDEDDDEDGGDEEDEDAGGDEEGEDQGGDEDPEDIPAANGDGAGSGDDEEDDEDEDDGDDGDEDEEEEEEEEEEDETPEPPTKRRK; encoded by the exons ATGGAGGCTCAAACTGCGGCTGCGTTCCTCGCTCAGAGCCTCTCCACCTTCGCGATTCAGGCTCTCCTCCTTCAAATTTCCACCGCTCTGCTCTCCACG ATAGGAGCTCTTGCAAACGCAGCTGAACCAACAGTGGTAGATAG GCTTTTGATGAGTGAGCTTGGCATGAAGAAGCAGCCTGAGAATCAAGAAGCCAGTGAAGATGAggacgatgatgatgaagacgatgatgaggATGGTGGAGACGAGGAGGATGAAGATGCCGGAGGGGACGAGGAAGGGGAGGACCAAGGTGGTGATGAGGACCCGGAGGACATTCCTGCTGCAAATGGTGATGGTGCTGGAAGTGGGGACGATGAGGAGGACGACGAGGACGAAGATGATGGTGATGATGGCGAcgaggatgaggaagaggaggaggaagaagaggaagaggatgagACTCCAGAACCACCTACTAAAAGGAGGAAATGA
- the LOC121783597 gene encoding protein WHAT'S THIS FACTOR 1 homolog, chloroplastic-like isoform X3: protein MYRLQKPFAMDKTRESCISSSYTRIQIMHKTTAGRKPKKKIYHRVQELDRVMDLDKKPSVILQLKSLIQSQKTASLLLRDLEKEVGFVHKWTYMAVIERYPTVFRVFGGQGSPPAVTLTEKAKKIAFLESEARAEMEPILVRNLRKLLMLSVDCKLPLKTIDLISDELGLPHDFKNCVILKYPEFFRLDEMNGREFLHLENWDSSLAVTAREERLSSQELILNTKRVRISKDGNLPGHFAFQLRFPAGFRPNVSYLEEVERWQKMEFPSPYLNARRFEVSDPKSRKRAVAVLHELLSLTMEKRLTSAQLDAFHSEYRLPSRLLLCLIKHHSVFYVTNKGVKSTVILKEAYDGTALVHKCPLIEYRDKFMALIGRNECSSCNE from the exons ATGTATAGACTGCAAAAGCCATTTGCGATGGACAAAACGAGGGAATCCTGCATTTCATCATCCTACACAAGGATTCAAATCATGCACAAAACAACTGCAGGTAGAAAGCCAAAGAAGAAGATATACCACAGAGTGCAAGAACTTGACAGAGTCATGGATCTTGACAAGAAGCCCTCTGTGATCCTTCAGCTCAAATCCCTCATTCAATCCCAGAAAACAGCCTCCCTTCTGCTCAGAGATCTCGAGAAAGAAGTTGGCTTCGTGCATAAATGGACTTACATGGCCGTGATCGAGAGATACCCCACCGTTTTTCGTGTATTCGGTGGTCAGGGGTCGCCTCCCGCAGTCACATTGACTGAAAAAGCTAAAAAGATTGCGTTTTTAGAGTCAGAGGCGAGGGCGGAGATGGAGCCCATTTTGGTTAGGAATTTGAGGAAGCTTTTGATGCTTTCAGTTGATTGTAAACTCCCCTTAAAAACCATTGATTTGATCTCTGATGAGTTGGGATTGCCTCATGATTTCAAGAACTGTGTGATTCTGAAATACCCCGAGTTTTTCAGATTGGATGAGATGAATGGGAGGGAGTTTCTGCATTTGGAGAATTGGGATTCTTCGCTAGCAGTAACTGCTCGGGAGGAGAGGCTGTCGTCTCAAGAACTCATCCTCAATACGAAACGCGTTAGGATATCCAAAGATGGGAACCTTCCGGGGCACTTTGCGTTCCAATTGAGGTTTCCTGCTGGTTTTAGGCCGAATGTGAGCTATCTCGAGGAGGTTGAGAGGTGGCAGAAGATGGAATTCCCTTCTCCTTACTTGAACGCGAGGAGGTTTGAAGTGTCCGACCCAAAGTCTCGAAAGAGAGCTGTGGCAGTGCTTCATGAGCTCTTGAGTTTAACCATGGAGAAGAGACTGACTTCTGCTCAGCTGGATGCCTTCCACTCAGAATACCGGCTGCCTTCTCGACTCCTgctctgcttgatcaagcatcACAGCGTGTTTTATGTTACTAACAAAGGTGTGAAGAGCACTGTGATTCTCAAGGAGGCTTATGACGGGACAGCATTGGTTCATAAGTGTCCTTTGATTGAGTACAGAGATAAATTCATGGCTCTTATCGGGAGAAACGAGTGCAGTTCGTGCAATGAg TGA
- the LOC121783597 gene encoding protein WHAT'S THIS FACTOR 1 homolog, chloroplastic-like isoform X1: MYRLQKPFAMDKTRESCISSSYTRIQIMHKTTAGRKPKKKIYHRVQELDRVMDLDKKPSVILQLKSLIQSQKTASLLLRDLEKEVGFVHKWTYMAVIERYPTVFRVFGGQGSPPAVTLTEKAKKIAFLESEARAEMEPILVRNLRKLLMLSVDCKLPLKTIDLISDELGLPHDFKNCVILKYPEFFRLDEMNGREFLHLENWDSSLAVTAREERLSSQELILNTKRVRISKDGNLPGHFAFQLRFPAGFRPNVSYLEEVERWQKMEFPSPYLNARRFEVSDPKSRKRAVAVLHELLSLTMEKRLTSAQLDAFHSEYRLPSRLLLCLIKHHSVFYVTNKGVKSTVILKEAYDGTALVHKCPLIEYRDKFMALIGRNECSSCNEAKILEKQ, from the exons ATGTATAGACTGCAAAAGCCATTTGCGATGGACAAAACGAGGGAATCCTGCATTTCATCATCCTACACAAGGATTCAAATCATGCACAAAACAACTGCAGGTAGAAAGCCAAAGAAGAAGATATACCACAGAGTGCAAGAACTTGACAGAGTCATGGATCTTGACAAGAAGCCCTCTGTGATCCTTCAGCTCAAATCCCTCATTCAATCCCAGAAAACAGCCTCCCTTCTGCTCAGAGATCTCGAGAAAGAAGTTGGCTTCGTGCATAAATGGACTTACATGGCCGTGATCGAGAGATACCCCACCGTTTTTCGTGTATTCGGTGGTCAGGGGTCGCCTCCCGCAGTCACATTGACTGAAAAAGCTAAAAAGATTGCGTTTTTAGAGTCAGAGGCGAGGGCGGAGATGGAGCCCATTTTGGTTAGGAATTTGAGGAAGCTTTTGATGCTTTCAGTTGATTGTAAACTCCCCTTAAAAACCATTGATTTGATCTCTGATGAGTTGGGATTGCCTCATGATTTCAAGAACTGTGTGATTCTGAAATACCCCGAGTTTTTCAGATTGGATGAGATGAATGGGAGGGAGTTTCTGCATTTGGAGAATTGGGATTCTTCGCTAGCAGTAACTGCTCGGGAGGAGAGGCTGTCGTCTCAAGAACTCATCCTCAATACGAAACGCGTTAGGATATCCAAAGATGGGAACCTTCCGGGGCACTTTGCGTTCCAATTGAGGTTTCCTGCTGGTTTTAGGCCGAATGTGAGCTATCTCGAGGAGGTTGAGAGGTGGCAGAAGATGGAATTCCCTTCTCCTTACTTGAACGCGAGGAGGTTTGAAGTGTCCGACCCAAAGTCTCGAAAGAGAGCTGTGGCAGTGCTTCATGAGCTCTTGAGTTTAACCATGGAGAAGAGACTGACTTCTGCTCAGCTGGATGCCTTCCACTCAGAATACCGGCTGCCTTCTCGACTCCTgctctgcttgatcaagcatcACAGCGTGTTTTATGTTACTAACAAAGGTGTGAAGAGCACTGTGATTCTCAAGGAGGCTTATGACGGGACAGCATTGGTTCATAAGTGTCCTTTGATTGAGTACAGAGATAAATTCATGGCTCTTATCGGGAGAAACGAGTGCAGTTCGTGCAATGAg GCTAAAATTCTTGAAAAGCAGTGA